In Polyangiaceae bacterium, the DNA window GACCTTCTGTAGGTGCATGGTCCGTCCGCCTTCGCCTTCGGAAAATCGATGAGGAACATTGGCGTGTGCCACGCAGGGAGCTTCTTCGATGACCGGCGGCGAGATGTTGATCGATGCGACGCAAGGTTTGCCGCCGCAAAGGATACCTTCTGCAATCGCGGTGTTCGATGCGCACGATCCGTCCCATCCAGCGGGCGGATCGAAGTTTGTCCAGACATCGTTACCGATGCACGCGGACGAACCCACGGTCCATGTCGTCGGAGGTTTGCATGCTCCACGGGCGCATCGCACGAACACTGGGACACGTTGGATCCACGCCGGCACCGGAGCTTCCTTCCGAACGTCACGTTGGCGCGAACGCCGGACATTCGGGTAAAACGACCTGGCGCCTGATGCGCGCGACCGGTTCCCAGCCATCGGGCAGGCGGCGCACATGCCGTTCGACGCCGAGACGCGCCATGCCGCCGTCCAGCGTCCGGCATCATCAAGAAACTCCCCACACCACCAGGGCAGGCCATAAAAACGCGCACGCTCGCGGCATTCATCGGCCTTTGTGCCCCCTGGGGTCTCATCGCACCATGCGGGCACTTCGCGTCCTTTTTGCCTTCGACGCAGTCTGCCGGCCACACACACCGACAGCAATCGGTATCCTCCCCGGGACAATCATGCCCCAAGGTTGGCCTGGTTTCACAGCCATTTGACGCAAACAATAGCGCACGAGCGCACTCGCAACAACGGCCCCAAGAATGACGCGACGAACCATATCGCGGACGAACCTACACGATCACGTCCGCCGAACGCAAGCATCCGCGCCAAACGAAATCCAGTACGCGGCGAACTCGCGCCCCGCCGACAAACCACTTTTGCGAGAGGGACAAACGATTCGTGGGCAAACGCTCATGCGGTGCCTTTCGAAGCGCGAAGGCCTTTCGAAATCATTTCGGCTGCGAGCTTTTGAAATTCCGCTTTCGGCAGATCACGTTGCTTCTCCAGCAAGCTTGCAAGCGGATGTTCGTCGGGGAACATGCAAAGCACGGCCGGATGGACGCCAAAAACGTCCGCAATGCGATCGAGCATGTCTCTCGTGATGTCTTCGCTTCCTTCGTCGAGCAACGTCATTTCGAGTGGAGAAAGTCCTGCGGCTTTCGCAAGCGCCTCGTCCGAAAGGCCCCGCGCTGCACTGAGCTCGCGAATCCGCGCCGATACCTTGGCTCCAATCCCTGCCCCGTTCGATTGCTGTTTCATGTTCGGTAAGGTATCAGAGTTTGGCACGGACATGGAGACTGTTTACGCGGAACGTCGACAAAATACGATTGAACTGACGTGTTACTCGGACGAACCTTCGTGATGGTTTGACGAACCAGCGCATATCAGAAGGACGAACCTCTGCTACGAAACTGATCCACCGATTGGCCATTCGTCCCCGTGCATGCCTCATCAATGGAACCTACGAGGGGCGGCAGCATTCCGATATTCTGAACTTCTCACCCTAAATGGCCGCGCCATTCTCTCGGAGCAGACCACAATAGTCGCGATGGCCCTGCCGCGACGCTCTGTAGGCAGCCACGGCCCTTTCTAGTGCTGCCCTTTGCATCGCGTTCGCATGTTGCACGGATTTGGCCAATATTCGCGCTTCATTTGGGCATTCGAATTCATGTAGAACCTGCATCGCTTCTCCAGCGAACTCGTCAGGTGAAGCCGTCTCGGCAAGACAATGCACGTACGCCGGCAGAATCCTCTGCCAATCGAGGCCATATTCCCAAAGGCCGCCCCCATCCACAAAGAACACGAGCTTCTCCTCGCATGCCCCCACACGACGAATGAGCGCGAAAAGTTCTTCGTACGCTCCACGTGCCGCCACATACGCCCCGCTTTCAGTTTCGCGCACGCATCGAAAGAAAAGGCGATCCATTTCCGCTAGATAGGCTTCGGTTTTTCCCGATACTTCATCGCAATTTTTCGAGGTGACGAAGAACTCTTCCCAATACTCGCGACGACCGACCGCTGCTTGCAAACGCTGGACCTCTTCCGCAAGCGATGGGGGTTCATATGCCGACGTCACCGTCAATTTGGACCAATCGACGCAATCACCCACGAGCACGTGAAGTGCCGACGGCGGAAGTATTTCGATGGCTCGCTCGGCAATCGTCAAGAGCGTACCGCGACGCATTCGACGCAGCTCGGCGCGTAATTTTTCAGTGTCAACCATAAAACTCGTTCCGTGTCGTGGGTTTGGTGCACGCTGCGGGGGGATGATTTCCCTTCCACTACGGTTTGTCAAGGTCTTTGTTTGTCCGCGACGCTCGAGCCCGAGCCATCCCTCCGGCATCGAATTGCAGTTCGTCCACGCGTCGATGGACAGCGTAACAAACGCTGTCGCCAACAAGTATCCTGCTGCACGCGAAGCGGCTTCGCGGCAACAATCCCCAAGTGGCTTTTGAGTTCCGCGCGACGTTGATCGACCACCGCGCGCAGCTCGATGCCCTTGTCAATGAGCGCATCATCGGACAAATGAACCTGACCCGGCGAATTATCTTCTGCGCCCAAACGTTGACATGTTATCTTGCCCGACGAACCAGGAAGTAAGCCTGCAAATATGTGGTCCACTGACACGAAGCAATTGGACTCCCGCACACGCAAGAGCATCATTCATTGGAATGGTGCACGGCTCTCCACACGCAAGGCGTACGAGCTGTGCTTATCAAGCGTGCCATTTCGTTCAGCATTCATCGACGAACTTTGCGCCGTGCCATTTGCCGCTTTCTTCTGGGAGACGCCGCCGCTCACTGCCGATACGGCGGAACGCGGGTTCGAGTACGTCGTCACCGACGCGCCAACGCTTGCAATGGCTCTGCCGGAAGTCCAAGCGTTCAGCGAACACTTCGGAAAAGATGCCTCCGGGAGCGAGATTGTTACCTTCGAGAATTTGGGGCGCGACGCAATGCTGGTCGTTCCTTGCCCAATTGCGGAACAGATACGGTATACTCACCTCGGAGCATTCGTTCGCGGCGCTCCGCAAGCGCAAGTGCACACGCTGCTGAGCGCCCTGGGTCGAGCGGTCCTGGCCCGTATCAGCGATCGACCCCTTTGGGTGAGCACGGCTGGAATGGGCGTGTATTGGCTACACGTTCGGCTGGATTCCAGACCGAAGTATTATCGGTATGGTCCCTATACATGTTTGCAGTAACGCTCGGGAATCAATGTTTCGTGTGTCCGTCATTTGTGTCAATTCGACGAACCTTCTGAGCAGAGTATCCCACACGACCATTATCGTGGAAGCTGCACATGTGGTCGACGAAGGCGTCGAGCTGGTGCTCGTGACGCAGCTCGAGCACAGTAACGTCACGCTGCGTCGATCGACGGTCGGTCACGAGCGACGACGTGTCGGAACCGTGCAACAGCGCCTCTTGACACGTACGCGCGCTTGTGCATGGCACACACAACGCGACGTGCGCGCGAGTTGCCCAACCCGCCGAGCGGCAGTTGAATTCGTCGAGACGCACGTTTGCCCGAGCAACACACGTTGTTGATGCGCGATCATTCCGGCTTTCTTCGCACCGTTTTGAGCACTGCTTCCCCACAATGCTTCTTCAGAACCTGCTCCAGTTGGCCCTTCTCGAAGTTTGCTTGACGGTAACCTTTCAATAACAGCTCGAGTCTGATGTAGATCTCTTCGGGCGATTCAACCTGAATGCCGAGCTTCCGAATCGCACGCAAAACATATTCAGGCACGAACATTCCCCCGGTTTCTTGAACGTAGGCGTCCCTGAGCATCCGCACCGATTTGAGCGGAAGTTTCGTTTGACGTACCACGTCGACTAGGTTCTTACCGCGCGCAAAGAGGTCGAAGACCTTCGCTTCTGTCACGTTGCGTGGACGCTCGAGGCTTGGCGGCGATGTTTGCACGAGTTTTTCGATCTCGGCCTCGTCGTACACCCATTGTATGGCTGGACCAGCTTTGTTCGTCTTGTGGTCGACACGGTACGCGTCAATGCGACGTAGCGAGCCCTTTGCCTCCCATCTGCGGAGTTTCGCGATTGAAACTTTGTACTTCTGAGCGGCTTCGCGACGAGTGAGATACGTCTTCATCGAGCCCCCCTTCGTTTGGTTATGACGAACGAACCGTTGAGAGAAACGAGAGAATTTGCGGGTTTGCCCATTTCTACGCTGCAAGTGGCAACCGCAACGTCGTGTCAAGGCAATCGAGAGGCTAACACTTTCTTCGTTGTGCCGACAGTGCGAGGCTGGCGGCAGCACCAACTATGCGAAATCATTCGCATCTATAGTGCCACCATTGTGCCGGCGCGATGGGATCGATGCTGCCGCCGGTGCCTCTGGGCGGCAGCATGGGGATGATTTTGCGCTTGCACGCCACATCGAACGTCGTATGCGTTCTCTACTCACAGCGAGGTGCGCATGGGTTCGTCGCTGGATTCAAAAAAGGTCGATGAGCTGCTCGACAAGTACCGGGCCCTTGCGGACAAGGAGCAGCGGCGCGTCAACGAGCTCGAGGCGCGCGACGCTCATTTCGTGTCGGAGGTCCGTACGAGCTTGACGGTGACGAGCTCGGCGTTCGGAATGGGCTACCTGCGGGGATATCTGGGAGAGAAAGCGAACATTTGGGGCATTCCGATCGATGCAGGCGTCGCCTGCCTCTTTCACGGAGTCGCGGCGTGCTTGGGCTTTTCTCTCAACAAAACGGCGCAAAAGGTCGGGAATTTTTTTCACGACCTTGCGAATGGTGCGCTTGCGTCGCGGATGGCAGTGATTGGAGCGGATCTCGGCGAGCAGAAACGAAAAGCAAAGCCCGCTCCCGCGCCACAACCGAATACGGGTGCGGTCGCGCCAGTACAAAAGGCTCCAGAACGCGGCTCCGGACCTATGACGACGGAGGAGCTCGCTGCGATGGCAATGTCGGCTGCGCTGAAGACGCCGTCGACCGTGCCGGGAAGGTCACCGGATCCCGCACAGCCGAGTGCGACGCCGACGACGGAGCCATCCGCTTCCGCGACGTCGTCGAGTCATCCCAAGCCTTATCGGTTCACGCAAAGGGATTCCAATGCCGCAGTTCGGGACGATCTGCAATCGATTGCAACGCCTCCGTTGCCCGACGTGAGCGAATCGATGCAAAAGCTTTCGGAGCAATACTCGCTGGAGAAATTGGCCCCAATCTTGAGATGGGCTGGCATACCGACGTAATCGAGTATCGCCGCAAGCGCGAGTGATGGCACAGATGAACGCAGGTATTCGTCGTTCGCATGATCGACGAGGAAAGGGGTTTTGCGTGTCGAAAAAGAACACTGACGCAAACCATGAGCATGGTCCATGGTTGCCCCTCGAACGTGCCGCCGCGCATTTGAGCATGACCGTCGCCGCATTGCGCAAGGCGCTCGAGCGACGTGCGACACGGGGCTCGGATGGCGCCACGGAAGCGCGCCTCGACGGCGTACGAGCACGCAAGTTTGGGCGGATCTGGCGCGTACGTTTTTCCGATGCGTGGGGTTTGCCCGAAGTCGAATCTGGAGTAAATTGAGGGGAGATTTGTCATGGCCATTCGTCGATCGTGCCGGCGCGGAGAACCGTGTTTGTTTATTGATATTCGGTATACGGCCAAAGACGGGCGCTCGATTCGCTTTCGCAAGGATGCGCAAGTCCAAACCATGGCAGCAGCCAAAGCGGAAGAAAAGCGCTACCTGATCAATATTGCGCAATATGGTTCGCCGTACGAGCCCATTGCAACAAACGAAACAGCGAATTCGATTGCAGCCGATGACGCCAAATCCTTTGCGGATGTCGTCGACGAATTCCGACAAACGTTCATGGTCGCGAGATTGAAGATTACGAGCCGAAAGGGATACGATGCGGTTCTCATGGGCAGGCTCGTTCCAAGGTTCGGTTCGCTGCCTATTACGCGGGTCGATGCTCGAGCCGCCGAAGAGTTGGACCTCGAATTGGTCAAACGAAAACTCAAATTGAGCACACGAAACAATGTGCAAATCGTTTTACGGTCCGTACTGCGGTTTGCCGCGAAAAGGGGTTACATTCCGGCGGTGCCCGTGAACATGCCATCGCTAAAGCAAACCGGGCAAAGCGTGCTCGAAATACCGTCCGACGAGCAAGTGGCTGTGTTACTCGCGCATGCGCGCGAATCGCATCGGTGTGCCTTTACGTTGATGTCGGACGCCGGCCTTCGCCCGAACGAGGTCCGAGCGCTCCGTCGTCGAGACGTGCAGCTCCGATACGAAAATGGCGAGCCTGTCGGCGGGTTCGTTACCATCCGTCAAGGTTGGTCTCACGGCGAAACGCACACGCCGAAGACGGGCCAGCGCGAAGTACCGATTTCGCCGGAGCTCGCGCAGGTGCTCGCGCCCGAGATGCACGGCGACCGCGATGGCCACGTCGCGGTCACTCATCGCGGCACGCCGTGGGGACAGCACGGTTTGGCGCAAGCGTTCGAGCGTGTCATGAAGAGCGCGGGCCTCAAGGGGTGGTCCGTATACTGCTTGCGCCATTACGCGATTACGTCGTGGCTCCGTGCGGGCATTCCCGTGCACGTCGTGCAGCGCATGGCGGGGCACGTGCACCTGTCGACGACGCAGCGGTATGTGCATTTCCTCAAGGCGGACCTCGAAGATGCAGCGCGGAAGATCGCGGCGAGGGGGCGAGGGGCGATGAGGGCGACTGAAGTCTTTGCGGGAAGCATGCAAAGCACTCGCTAATTTGCATGCGCGAGGAATACTGCATCGCGATATCAAACCAGCCAACGTCCTCCTCATGCTTGACCCGCCGGATCCGATGAGGGCAGTGCTCGCAGACCTCGGCGTGGCGACTCCGGAAGCCGAGCAGGGACAGCTCACTGCCACACATGAGGTGGTCGGTACGCCGGCCTATCGGGCCCCCGAATCGTTGATGGGCAAACACACCGCAGCATCGGATGTGTATGCATTCGGAAAAACGATCGAATTCGTTTTTGCACGCGGACTCCCAAGCGGTATGGGCCCGGGCCAATGCTCCCGATCGCCCATTTTTAGCAGCCAACTTTGGGACTGCCTTGACGAGGTATTACGCAAAGCGTGCTCCTTTGATCCTGCTCAACGATTTCAAAATGCATCGGAACTCTTCAATGCATTGCCAGAAGGAATGATCGTACGATCCGTGCCAGGAAAGAACTGCAGACGCGGGCGGACACCACGCTTACTGGCCCTGAGATCGTCACGCTCGTACAAGTAATAGCTGATTGCCCTACGGACACGGAGTGGTGCAGTGTCTATCAGCTTCGCCGAGGATCCTCGCTTAGCGGCTATGAGTTTTCACTGGCGTTGCGAAGACTCAACGAGCTTGGCTTGGTCGAAAGCAAAGAGGAATTAGATCGAGACGAAATGTACACGTGCTTTAGACCTGCCGACGCAGGAGTGAGATGGGCGCAATCGCACGCACAAGAGGTAGATGCCGCACTTGGCCGAAATTCAAGGGTGGACGCGAGCTCGCCCGGAGCCGACATTCCGTTTTGATGTCGGCGAATTGCAGCCCGGGAGACGTTCACTTGATTGCATTGCTTTTGGGAATTGTGACACAAATGTTTCTCGGTGGACCAAAAACAACGTCCGGAATTGCAAACGTGCCCTCCAAATTTATACCGAACGTGTAGTGTGTCGGCAGGAACCGCTGCCCCTGAATGAACTCGAACTCGATCTGTCCGCATCGCTGGCGGTTTTCGGCTTCTCGCGCGACGAACTTCGGGAAGCCCCCGAAGGACTCGACTCAGTAGGCGCACGGGCATACGAAAAGCAGGCACCTGTCGTGGACCCTTGCCCTCATGGCGGCCAGTCGGGGACATCGCCTACCCACCGGGCTACGAACACCTTGACAGCATCGCGACGACCATGGAAAAGTTCGCCCAAGATCGACTTGCACAAGCGCAACGGCGGCCCCAGCAAATTATCCGAACATTCAAGAAAGCGAGCGTCATCCCTTGAGTGACAAGCACGAAGTAACAGGCGCCGAAGGCGGACTGACGATGGACCGTCAAATCCAAATCGCGCTCGAGGCGATGGTTGCGCACGGCGGTACGGCGACAACGCAGCAGATTTATGAAGCGGTAACCCGCAATCTCCCCGACGGTCTTGTCCTGTCGCAGCAGGGTCAGGCTTCGTTGCGCACGTTCGTAAATCGCAACGCCGTCGATGAGGGTTGGGCCGAACAGGCGCAACCCGGATGGCGGATCACCCCCAAGGGGCGCGCGTATCTGGAAGAAGTGGAACCTGCCATCGGCACCGAGACTGAGGACACGCTGGCCGATGAGCTGCCATCCGTTTCGACGGACACCGAAGAGGGTTCTCCGCCGCCCATACCGCCAGACCCCGTATTCAAGCCTTTTGATCCAACATCGATTCGCGTCGAGCAGCGCATGATGAGTATTTTCCAAGTCATGCGGAAAGTCGAGTCACGTGACATCGACATTCGTCCTGATTTTCAGCGCAATTTCGTATGGAATTCGGTTCGTCAAAGTCGATTGATCGAATCCATTCTCTTGCGTATTCCATTGCCTGCGTTTTACCTGGACGCCACGCTGGACGACAAATGGTTGGTCGTCGACGGACTTCAGCGCCTAACGACGCTGGATCGATTTTTCAATAAACGTGATTTGCCGTTGACCAACCTGGAATTTTTTGCAGAACTGGAAGGCAAGCGATTCGATGAGCTTCCGCGAAATTTGCAACGGCAGATCGAAGATACCGAATTGAACCTCTACGTCATTCGACCCGAAACGCCGCCGGAAGTAAAGTTTACCGTGTTCAGCCGTGTCAATACGGGTGGTTTGGTGCTTACGCCACAAGAGATACGCCATGCGCTCTTCCAGGGGCGGGCGACATCCTTTCTGGCAGAACTCGCGCAGTTGGACGAATTTATCAAAGCCACCGAAGGCTCAATCAGCTCGTTGCGGATGGATGATCGAGAATGTGCGCTGCGCTTTGCAGCGTTTTACATGACCAGCTACGAAACGTACGGTCGTACGGACATCCGGACGAAGAGTGGCCGCAGCCTTCAACAGAACCTCGATGGCTTCTTGTCGGAAGCAATGGAGCGGATCAATCGCGCCGACGAGGCGCTGCTCGCGCGGCAGAAAGAGGGATTTTCAGAGAGCAATGAAGCATGCCGAGATGGTTTTCGACGATACGCGTTCCGCAAGATGTACAAACGAGACGGTCGACGCACCCAAATCAGCAAACCCCTTTTCGAAGTTTGGTCGGTCTTGTTGCAAAGCTACTCGTTCGAGGCCCTCGAGCGATCCAAGGAAGCCATTGTGGATGGCTTCATCGAACTCATGAACCAGGTCGAATTTAATAAATCAATTTCTTGGGCACGGGCAGTCCCGGCGCGGTGCACACGCGGTTTCGTGCGATCGACAAGCTGCTGAAAAAGGTCGTCAAATGATTCGCAACCTACAGCTCGAATTTCAAGTGCTTCCAAAACGTGGAACTTCCACTTGGTCCCCTCACGCTGCTTGCTGGTACGAATGCATCGGGCAAGTCGAGCGTCATGCAAGCGCTCCTGCTCTTGCGGCAATCGCATTATCATGGCGCGCTCCAACGTGGAGAATTGCTGTTGAGCAGCAACCTGACCAATGTGGGGACCGCAGGGGACGTCCTTTGTGAACAAGCCGCCGACGACGTGATCCGTTTTGCTTTACAAGACGACCAGCGGCGAGAGTCTACCTTTCCTTTCTTGTATCGAACCGCCGAAAAAGAGGACTATTTACTTCGCACTCAGGCCCAAGTACCGATTGAAAATGATCATTTGCTGCACATACCGACGCAAGAACCCATTAATTACTTTGAGGATATGAACCTCTTTGCGCCGCAGTTCAATTACTTGAATGCGGAGAGGGAGGGGCCACGCCTGCTGTATCCGATGGCAGAGCTGCGTGGAGATGGCACATACGTAGGTGTGAAAGGCCAATACGCAGCCCACGTGCTCGTGCGACAACGAGATGAATCTATCGGTTGTGCGGCCCTTGCTTATCAGGATAAGGATGAGCGCGAGGTTTCGTTGAAGCTCGATGCCCAAACGCGCTACTGGATGCGCACAATCGTCCCCAAATTCGAGATGCAGCTCGAAGCACTTACATCTGCGGATCAAGTGCGGGTCATGCTGCAAACGGAAACGAGCAAACCGGTTCGCCCGACGAACATTGGTTTCGGCATCATCTATACGCTGCCCGTGGTTGTGGCGGCTCTCGTCGCAAAACAGGGCAGTCTGGTCATGATCGAGAATCCCGAGGCTCATCTTCATCCCCTCGGTCAGTCGCGCATTGGATATTTTTTGGCTCGGGCAGCTGCCGCGGGGATTCAGGTCATCATCGAGACGCACAGCGACCATGTTCTTAATGGTGCTTTGCACTTTTTTGAATCCGCCGGCAAGCTGGTCACGCCGCAGATCTATCCGGATGGCGGTATCACTCCCTGGCCCGATGGCTTCTTCGATCAAGCTGAGAAGGACCTCATGGAGCTTTTTTGATGGACTACCTTGTCATTAACGAAATGTCCGTCGAAGGTCAGGCGTCATCGCCCCAGCATTGCGATACGCTCATGAAGGAAATGGCGGATGCGCTGAAGGCGCTCGAACCGATTCGCCAGGAGCTGCTCGTACACGAAGATCTCTGCAATCGACAACTGTCGAAGGATCAAACCGTTCACCAATGGTTGGTCGACCGAGGTCCACGCCAGACGGATATCATTCGCGG includes these proteins:
- a CDS encoding helix-turn-helix transcriptional regulator, whose translation is MKQQSNGAGIGAKVSARIRELSAARGLSDEALAKAAGLSPLEMTLLDEGSEDITRDMLDRIADVFGVHPAVLCMFPDEHPLASLLEKQRDLPKAEFQKLAAEMISKGLRASKGTA
- a CDS encoding site-specific integrase, producing MAIRRSCRRGEPCLFIDIRYTAKDGRSIRFRKDAQVQTMAAAKAEEKRYLINIAQYGSPYEPIATNETANSIAADDAKSFADVVDEFRQTFMVARLKITSRKGYDAVLMGRLVPRFGSLPITRVDARAAEELDLELVKRKLKLSTRNNVQIVLRSVLRFAAKRGYIPAVPVNMPSLKQTGQSVLEIPSDEQVAVLLAHARESHRCAFTLMSDAGLRPNEVRALRRRDVQLRYENGEPVGGFVTIRQGWSHGETHTPKTGQREVPISPELAQVLAPEMHGDRDGHVAVTHRGTPWGQHGLAQAFERVMKSAGLKGWSVYCLRHYAITSWLRAGIPVHVVQRMAGHVHLSTTQRYVHFLKADLEDAARKIAARGRGAMRATEVFAGSMQSTR
- a CDS encoding protein kinase, whose translation is MHARGILHRDIKPANVLLMLDPPDPMRAVLADLGVATPEAEQGQLTATHEVVGTPAYRAPESLMGKHTAASDVYAFGKTIEFVFARGLPSGMGPGQCSRSPIFSSQLWDCLDEVLRKACSFDPAQRFQNASELFNALPEGMIVRSVPGKNCRRGRTPRLLALRSSRSYK
- a CDS encoding DUF262 domain-containing protein, with product MDRQIQIALEAMVAHGGTATTQQIYEAVTRNLPDGLVLSQQGQASLRTFVNRNAVDEGWAEQAQPGWRITPKGRAYLEEVEPAIGTETEDTLADELPSVSTDTEEGSPPPIPPDPVFKPFDPTSIRVEQRMMSIFQVMRKVESRDIDIRPDFQRNFVWNSVRQSRLIESILLRIPLPAFYLDATLDDKWLVVDGLQRLTTLDRFFNKRDLPLTNLEFFAELEGKRFDELPRNLQRQIEDTELNLYVIRPETPPEVKFTVFSRVNTGGLVLTPQEIRHALFQGRATSFLAELAQLDEFIKATEGSISSLRMDDRECALRFAAFYMTSYETYGRTDIRTKSGRSLQQNLDGFLSEAMERINRADEALLARQKEGFSESNEACRDGFRRYAFRKMYKRDGRRTQISKPLFEVWSVLLQSYSFEALERSKEAIVDGFIELMNQVEFNKSISWARAVPARCTRGFVRSTSC
- a CDS encoding DUF3696 domain-containing protein — translated: MELPLGPLTLLAGTNASGKSSVMQALLLLRQSHYHGALQRGELLLSSNLTNVGTAGDVLCEQAADDVIRFALQDDQRRESTFPFLYRTAEKEDYLLRTQAQVPIENDHLLHIPTQEPINYFEDMNLFAPQFNYLNAEREGPRLLYPMAELRGDGTYVGVKGQYAAHVLVRQRDESIGCAALAYQDKDEREVSLKLDAQTRYWMRTIVPKFEMQLEALTSADQVRVMLQTETSKPVRPTNIGFGIIYTLPVVVAALVAKQGSLVMIENPEAHLHPLGQSRIGYFLARAAAAGIQVIIETHSDHVLNGALHFFESAGKLVTPQIYPDGGITPWPDGFFDQAEKDLMELF